From Sulfurovum zhangzhouensis, one genomic window encodes:
- a CDS encoding NAD-binding protein, giving the protein MHELILKLSRMIDSSIRYQTTKSFFRSLLNDINYPYKKYFDWFMIGLIMTSIMILILSKSGKLPAWMIDLDLYFITAIFALEYLLRIWVSQDIHKHILATSKLKNATKRDYYLVPLKKRVEYLFSLPALIDLIAIFPKFRIIRLLKLYHYMHGTSSLFKALTRKRFEFIFLGYMLLGVTFSFGTVFYILEYGVNKNIGSYLDAIYWALVTVSTVGYGDISPVTDTGKIISMFGIIIGIAMISFVTSVMVTAFSERFDELRNADNINLVSKINRAVIINGYGHLGMTIAKKLLLRGVYEPVIIEDEEEKVTQARVDGYKVIRADGSSAKLINDLYKGKNIEAMLTLTSSDIDNIYFILNAKSVQNDAVIYARMNQHNLRRQYYATGVDAILEPYDVVDFKALAYLKRHHEENKKGIIFFGYTHKNKHLCQILRQDDIEVTIYETDSERYASAKRDGFVNVVQVDEEQQEYLEHIKLLKDYIVVCAMIEDALNVYYAISLRSGGFKDEIVALSDSKEDNRKLILAGVSKIFDMYEESAERFIELIENKESI; this is encoded by the coding sequence ATGCATGAATTGATACTGAAACTTTCCCGTATGATCGATAGCTCTATCCGATATCAAACGACAAAATCTTTTTTTAGATCACTGCTTAATGACATTAACTATCCTTATAAAAAGTACTTTGATTGGTTTATGATAGGTTTGATCATGACTTCGATCATGATACTTATCCTTAGCAAATCAGGTAAACTTCCTGCATGGATGATAGATTTAGACCTCTATTTCATTACCGCCATATTCGCATTGGAATACCTTTTAAGGATCTGGGTAAGTCAGGATATACATAAACATATCCTTGCCACCAGTAAACTGAAAAATGCAACTAAAAGAGATTATTATCTTGTACCGCTTAAAAAAAGAGTTGAATATCTGTTCTCTTTGCCTGCACTCATTGACCTTATTGCTATTTTCCCAAAATTTCGCATTATTAGGCTTTTAAAGCTTTATCATTATATGCACGGAACTTCAAGTCTTTTCAAAGCACTGACAAGAAAACGTTTTGAGTTTATCTTTTTAGGCTATATGCTCTTAGGTGTTACTTTCTCTTTCGGTACGGTTTTTTATATTCTTGAGTATGGAGTAAATAAAAATATCGGAAGTTATCTAGATGCTATCTATTGGGCATTAGTGACTGTTTCAACGGTTGGATATGGGGATATCTCTCCGGTGACGGATACTGGTAAGATCATTTCAATGTTTGGAATCATCATCGGTATTGCGATGATCTCTTTTGTTACTTCTGTGATGGTTACAGCATTTTCTGAACGATTTGATGAACTGCGTAATGCAGATAATATCAACCTGGTTTCCAAAATAAATAGAGCAGTGATCATTAACGGTTATGGTCATTTAGGTATGACAATTGCCAAAAAACTACTTTTACGCGGTGTCTATGAACCTGTGATCATCGAAGATGAAGAAGAAAAAGTTACTCAGGCCAGGGTAGATGGGTATAAAGTGATCCGTGCTGATGGCTCTAGTGCGAAGCTTATCAATGATCTCTATAAAGGTAAAAATATTGAAGCGATGCTCACACTGACAAGTTCGGATATCGATAATATCTATTTTATATTGAATGCAAAGTCAGTACAGAATGATGCCGTGATCTATGCAAGAATGAATCAGCATAACCTCAGAAGACAATACTATGCAACAGGTGTCGATGCAATATTGGAGCCTTATGATGTGGTTGATTTTAAGGCATTGGCCTATCTCAAACGTCATCATGAAGAAAACAAAAAAGGCATCATCTTCTTTGGTTATACTCATAAGAACAAACATCTGTGTCAAATACTTCGCCAGGATGATATAGAGGTGACTATTTATGAAACTGACAGTGAACGTTATGCAAGTGCAAAACGTGACGGCTTTGTCAATGTCGTACAGGTTGATGAAGAACAGCAGGAGTATCTCGAACATATCAAACTGCTCAAAGACTATATCGTTGTATGTGCAATGATAGAGGATGCTTTAAATGTCTATTATGCTATATCACTTAGATCAGGCGGTTTTAAAGATGAAATCGTTGCCTTATCTGATAGTAAAGAGGATAACCGTAAACTTATCTTGGCGGGAGTAAGCAAGATATTTGACATGTATGAAGAGAGTGCAGAACGTTTCATAGAGTTAATTGAAAATAAGGAGAGTATATAA
- the gatB gene encoding Asp-tRNA(Asn)/Glu-tRNA(Gln) amidotransferase subunit GatB, with protein MFETVIGLEVHVQLNTKTKLFCSCATSFAEHQNSNTCPTCLALPGALPVVNKEAAMKAMRFGYAIDADVQHSSNFDRKSYFYPDSPMAYQITQLHNAIVQNGELFIDLEDGTQKRVGITQAHLEADAGKNMHEGDHSKVDLNRAGTPLLEIVSAPDMRSSDEAVAYLKKLHATVRYLDISDANMQEGSFRCDVNVSIRPKGQEAFGTRVEIKNINSFKFVAAAIAYEVQRQTEAYEDGVYDQEVFQETRLYNVDQGVTKSMRGKEEAADYRYFPDPDLRPLVVTEAMIEEAKQIPEMPDAKATRYMEELGIKKYDALVITAQKEMAYYFEEMLEGGANAKMAVTWLTSELLGRLNKAGFNIENSPVDAKTLGTLVSKIADDTISGKGAKDVLDYMMENESRDVDAIIDELGLAQVSDDGAILAIIDEIIAANPEKVAEYKSGKDKLFGFFVGQTMKASKGSANPAKVNDLLKERLG; from the coding sequence ATGTTTGAAACCGTTATCGGTCTTGAAGTACACGTACAACTCAATACTAAAACCAAACTTTTCTGTTCATGTGCAACAAGCTTTGCTGAACACCAAAACTCCAATACATGTCCAACTTGTTTAGCTCTTCCAGGTGCACTGCCAGTTGTGAACAAAGAAGCAGCAATGAAAGCGATGCGTTTTGGATATGCAATTGATGCGGATGTACAGCACAGTTCGAACTTTGATAGAAAATCATACTTCTATCCGGATAGTCCAATGGCTTATCAGATTACACAGTTGCATAATGCGATTGTGCAAAATGGAGAGCTCTTTATTGACCTTGAAGACGGTACACAAAAAAGAGTAGGGATTACTCAAGCACACCTTGAAGCGGATGCTGGAAAGAATATGCATGAGGGAGACCACTCTAAAGTAGACTTGAACCGTGCGGGGACTCCACTGCTTGAGATCGTTTCAGCTCCGGATATGAGAAGTTCCGATGAAGCAGTTGCTTATCTTAAAAAGCTTCATGCAACAGTACGTTATCTTGACATTTCAGATGCAAACATGCAGGAAGGTTCATTTAGATGTGACGTCAACGTTTCTATCCGTCCAAAAGGACAAGAGGCGTTCGGTACGAGAGTCGAGATCAAGAACATAAACTCATTCAAATTTGTAGCAGCAGCGATCGCATATGAAGTACAGCGTCAGACTGAAGCTTACGAAGATGGCGTATATGATCAGGAAGTATTCCAGGAGACAAGACTCTATAACGTCGATCAGGGTGTGACCAAATCAATGAGAGGGAAAGAGGAAGCAGCAGACTACCGTTACTTCCCGGATCCTGACCTTCGTCCACTTGTCGTGACTGAAGCTATGATTGAAGAAGCAAAACAGATCCCTGAGATGCCGGATGCAAAGGCAACACGTTATATGGAAGAACTTGGTATCAAGAAATATGATGCACTTGTGATCACTGCACAAAAAGAGATGGCATACTACTTTGAAGAGATGTTAGAGGGTGGTGCGAATGCAAAGATGGCAGTAACGTGGCTTACATCTGAGCTATTGGGACGTTTGAACAAGGCAGGTTTCAATATAGAGAATTCTCCTGTTGATGCAAAGACATTGGGTACATTGGTTTCCAAGATCGCTGATGATACGATCTCAGGAAAAGGTGCCAAAGATGTACTGGACTACATGATGGAGAATGAGAGCCGTGATGTAGATGCGATCATTGATGAACTTGGTTTGGCACAGGTAAGCGACGATGGTGCGATCTTGGCGATCATTGATGAGATTATCGCGGCAAATCCAGAGAAAGTCGCTGAGTACAAGTCAGGTAAAGATAAACTCTTTGGATTCTTTGTCGGTCAAACGATGAAAGCAAGTAAAGGTTCTGCAAACCCGGCTAAAGTGAACGACTTGCTTAAAGAGAGGCTAGGCTAG
- the sppA gene encoding signal peptide peptidase SppA: MEEVKDYQIKELKKRIFISNLKAWIVGIILIAEIAFFAMYFSKAGMFGEPVLGDNKVAVIHFDELITEKYTTKVMEKMDVIRKDKNFKEVLFVMGSPGGSPTASEELSEYLKAYQKDKNITMYIGSIAASGGYYIASAIQPLYANKNAIVGSIGVIMPHYNLGELAEKVGIEEDNLAAGKYKQPISLFKKVEGDEKKYIEDHLLMPTYENFINAVVANRGITKEKLLPFTEGKIYVANAPEIQGVLVDKITSLYQIKKEIRQRLGEKTVKFETMNLKDQPSFFPKVQVDMGVDKLLNQLSYRQ; the protein is encoded by the coding sequence ATGGAAGAAGTGAAAGATTATCAGATAAAAGAATTAAAGAAGCGCATTTTTATTTCAAATCTTAAAGCATGGATAGTAGGAATCATACTTATTGCCGAGATCGCATTTTTTGCGATGTACTTTTCCAAAGCCGGCATGTTTGGAGAACCTGTATTAGGTGATAATAAAGTAGCAGTGATCCATTTTGATGAGCTTATCACAGAGAAGTATACTACCAAGGTGATGGAGAAAATGGATGTGATCCGTAAAGATAAGAACTTCAAAGAAGTACTCTTTGTTATGGGTTCTCCCGGCGGATCTCCAACTGCCAGTGAGGAGCTGAGTGAGTATCTTAAAGCCTATCAAAAAGACAAGAATATAACGATGTATATCGGAAGCATCGCTGCAAGCGGCGGATACTATATCGCTTCAGCAATCCAGCCTCTTTATGCAAATAAAAATGCCATCGTAGGTTCAATCGGGGTGATCATGCCACACTATAATCTGGGTGAATTGGCAGAAAAGGTTGGGATTGAGGAAGATAACCTTGCAGCAGGTAAATATAAACAGCCTATCTCTCTTTTCAAGAAAGTAGAGGGTGATGAAAAAAAATATATAGAAGATCATCTTCTGATGCCAACTTATGAGAACTTTATTAATGCTGTTGTAGCGAATAGAGGGATTACCAAAGAGAAGCTTCTGCCATTTACCGAAGGTAAGATTTATGTTGCCAATGCTCCTGAGATACAAGGAGTCCTGGTAGATAAAATTACATCACTTTACCAGATCAAAAAAGAGATCCGTCAGAGACTTGGAGAGAAAACAGTAAAGTTTGAGACCATGAATCTTAAAGATCAACCTTCTTTTTTCCCAAAAGTTCAAGTCGATATGGGAGTTGATAAACTCTTAAATCAACTGAGCTATCGACAATAA
- a CDS encoding thiamine phosphate synthase yields MLSYAITDPSTLSFDHLDTYLSHISGKADMVLYRDKQNFNYSDNAKIFIEAAKKYSFDKLLLHNEILLAKEIKADGVHLSSDRLEEIPFAKEKGLFVIISTHTLKEAQKAEMLGADMVTFSPVYDTPNKGKPVGLEKLREVSGTVNIPVIALGGILTTEQIKSCQKVGAYGFASIRYFK; encoded by the coding sequence ATGCTCTCTTATGCCATTACTGATCCTTCAACACTTTCTTTCGATCATCTAGACACCTACTTATCCCATATTAGTGGGAAAGCCGACATGGTTCTTTATAGGGATAAGCAAAACTTTAACTATAGTGATAATGCCAAAATATTTATTGAGGCTGCAAAAAAATACTCCTTTGATAAATTACTGCTGCATAATGAAATACTCTTAGCTAAGGAAATAAAAGCAGATGGAGTACACTTAAGCAGTGATCGACTAGAGGAGATACCTTTTGCCAAAGAGAAGGGATTGTTTGTCATCATCAGTACACATACCCTGAAAGAAGCACAAAAAGCTGAGATGTTAGGTGCAGATATGGTAACATTCAGCCCGGTTTATGATACTCCGAATAAAGGCAAGCCTGTTGGTCTGGAAAAATTACGTGAAGTAAGCGGCACTGTTAATATTCCTGTGATAGCATTAGGGGGTATTTTGACAACAGAACAGATAAAATCTTGTCAAAAAGTAGGAGCATATGGATTTGCTTCAATACGATATTTCAAATAA
- a CDS encoding F0F1 ATP synthase subunit A, which yields MEGIFTYLGAIFGHGQMLFISHMILVAGIVLFVAKIATKSLRAVPGGTQNVMESYLGGVISMGTDVLGEENARKYLPLIATLGLFIFTSNMLGIIPGFESPTSNINITLTLAMIVFFYYNYEGIRKNGVIHYFAHFAGPVKLLAPLMFPIEIISHLSRIVSLSFRLFGSIRGDDMFLWVLLMLTPWIVPLAPFFLLTVMGVLQTFVFMILTFVYLAGAVAIDESHEKAPNPIADTMGEV from the coding sequence ATGGAAGGTATTTTTACTTACCTGGGTGCGATATTCGGACACGGGCAGATGCTATTTATTTCTCACATGATCTTGGTTGCAGGGATTGTCCTGTTTGTTGCGAAAATAGCTACAAAAAGTCTTAGAGCTGTACCGGGTGGTACTCAGAATGTGATGGAGTCATATCTTGGCGGTGTAATCTCTATGGGTACGGATGTACTAGGTGAAGAGAATGCTAGAAAGTATCTTCCATTGATCGCAACGTTGGGTCTATTTATCTTTACTTCGAACATGCTTGGTATTATCCCGGGATTTGAATCTCCAACATCAAACATCAATATTACTTTGACACTAGCTATGATCGTTTTCTTCTACTACAACTATGAAGGTATCAGAAAGAACGGTGTGATTCACTACTTTGCACACTTTGCAGGTCCGGTAAAACTGCTTGCACCGTTGATGTTCCCAATCGAGATCATTTCACACCTATCACGTATCGTTTCTCTTAGCTTCCGTTTGTTCGGTAGTATTAGAGGGGATGATATGTTCCTATGGGTACTTTTGATGCTAACACCTTGGATCGTGCCTTTGGCTCCATTCTTCCTTCTTACAGTTATGGGTGTACTTCAGACGTTTGTATTTATGATCCTTACTTTCGTATACCTCGCAGGTGCAGTTGCGATTGATGAATCACATGAAAAAGCACCAAACCCAATCGCAGATACTATGGGTGAAGTGTAA
- a CDS encoding TIGR02757 family protein, giving the protein MTLVQIKELLDKEVEARNTSLELCYERPDPLFIAQKYQDESIALICALFAYGNANQIIKFLESLDFDLLNQNEDTIRKLLSAHYYRFQKSEDVIALFIALKRLRDIESLENIFYIGYQKESNLLDGLWALIQAIRESYPQESYGYNFLVGKPAQKISSAGTYKRYLMYLRWMARKDSLDMGLWSKIDKKDLLMPLDTHTFNVSRKIGLLKRKSCDMKAAIELTERLRKFDQSDPIKYDFALYRLGQEKLV; this is encoded by the coding sequence TTGACTTTAGTACAGATCAAAGAACTTTTAGACAAAGAAGTAGAGGCTCGCAATACCTCACTAGAACTTTGCTATGAAAGACCAGATCCCCTCTTTATTGCACAAAAATACCAAGATGAATCTATTGCACTGATCTGTGCTCTATTTGCCTATGGGAATGCTAATCAGATCATTAAATTTTTGGAAAGTCTGGATTTTGATCTGCTAAATCAGAATGAAGATACGATAAGAAAACTTCTCTCTGCACACTACTACCGGTTTCAAAAAAGCGAAGATGTGATCGCTCTTTTTATTGCACTTAAACGCCTTAGAGACATAGAAAGTCTTGAAAATATTTTCTATATAGGCTATCAAAAAGAAAGCAATCTCTTAGATGGACTTTGGGCTTTGATACAAGCGATAAGAGAGTCCTATCCTCAGGAGAGTTACGGATACAATTTTCTGGTGGGTAAGCCGGCGCAAAAAATTTCATCAGCAGGCACCTATAAACGCTATTTGATGTATCTTAGATGGATGGCACGCAAAGATAGTCTTGATATGGGACTTTGGTCTAAAATAGATAAAAAAGACCTATTAATGCCGCTAGATACACATACTTTTAACGTATCGCGAAAAATAGGACTGTTGAAAAGAAAAAGTTGTGATATGAAGGCGGCTATCGAATTGACAGAGAGACTCAGAAAATTTGACCAGAGTGATCCCATCAAATATGATTTTGCTCTTTATAGATTAGGTCAGGAAAAATTGGTATAG
- the lptB gene encoding LPS export ABC transporter ATP-binding protein, with protein MHILEAKNLAKTIKKTKIVHDISLTVKSKEVVGLLGPNGAGKTTSFYMVCGLTGTTEGEVFLDGENITKLPLSTRAKLGIGYLPQESSIFKDLTVEENLLIAAEALEMEKEKIQPRIEKLLEIFNIEPIRNRQGIRLSGGERRRVEIARALVGEPKFLLLDEPFAGVDPIAVLDIQNIIKQLVELDMGILITDHNVRETLGICDRAYVMRSGEMLATGSSDEIAYDENVRKYYLGEHFTF; from the coding sequence ATGCATATACTTGAAGCAAAAAATCTTGCAAAAACGATCAAAAAAACGAAGATCGTTCACGATATTTCACTCACAGTTAAGAGTAAAGAGGTTGTTGGGCTTTTGGGCCCGAACGGAGCAGGGAAAACCACATCATTTTATATGGTATGCGGACTTACAGGTACCACAGAAGGAGAAGTATTCCTCGATGGAGAGAATATCACCAAACTGCCCTTAAGTACAAGAGCAAAACTCGGTATCGGTTACTTGCCGCAAGAGTCCAGTATCTTTAAAGATCTTACTGTGGAAGAGAATCTGCTTATTGCTGCAGAAGCACTTGAGATGGAAAAAGAGAAGATACAGCCGCGTATTGAAAAACTTCTTGAGATCTTTAATATCGAACCTATAAGAAACCGTCAGGGTATCCGTCTGAGCGGTGGAGAGAGAAGACGTGTGGAGATCGCCAGGGCTTTAGTAGGTGAGCCGAAATTCTTGCTGCTTGATGAACCGTTTGCAGGGGTTGATCCTATTGCAGTACTTGATATCCAAAACATCATCAAACAGCTTGTAGAACTTGATATGGGTATTTTGATCACAGATCATAATGTCCGTGAAACACTTGGTATTTGTGACAGAGCTTATGTAATGCGAAGCGGTGAGATGCTTGCCACTGGCTCAAGTGATGAGATCGCTTATGATGAGAATGTAAGAAAATACTATCTGGGCGAACATTTTACATTTTGA
- the tsaE gene encoding tRNA (adenosine(37)-N6)-threonylcarbamoyltransferase complex ATPase subunit type 1 TsaE: MKIKEIIASVEQLDNVVDYLNEVLPSNTVVFLRGDLAAGKTTLTQAIAKKRGITSDVTSPTFSLQHCYGDDLYHYDLYRLDHDEFMQMGLFEEFDKPGWHMVEWGSDPLKDFLESAGYNVAIIEIEPSGDARKYRILY, translated from the coding sequence ATGAAAATAAAAGAGATCATTGCTTCTGTGGAGCAGTTGGATAATGTGGTTGACTATCTGAATGAAGTGTTGCCATCCAATACTGTAGTATTTCTGCGTGGCGACCTTGCAGCCGGAAAGACAACACTCACGCAGGCTATCGCAAAAAAAAGAGGGATAACGTCAGATGTAACCTCTCCGACTTTCTCATTGCAGCACTGTTATGGTGATGATCTATATCATTATGATCTGTATCGCTTGGATCATGATGAATTTATGCAAATGGGTCTCTTTGAAGAGTTTGATAAGCCGGGATGGCATATGGTAGAGTGGGGAAGTGACCCCCTCAAAGACTTTTTAGAGTCTGCGGGGTATAATGTAGCCATAATTGAGATAGAACCTAGCGGGGATGCGAGAAAATACAGGATCTTATACTAA